TAAGACCATAACGGCGAGGCGCCACCTAACGCCCTACACCCTAAAAACGCTCCTTTTTtgtggcattggttggcggacgagcatatgggccacctgatggtaagtgattaccaccgcccatagacaaaggcgctgtaagaaatattaaccattccttacatcacctatgcgccaccaaccttcggatctatgatgttatgtcccttgtgcctgtgattacactggctcactcacccttctagccggaacacaacaatatagaatactgttatttggcggtagaatatctgatgagtaggtggcaactacccagacggacttgcacaaagccctaccaccaaatatgcTCCTTCCAATATCTATGAGTGACTTACCATCAACTGATCAATTTGCCAGTCTCAATTTAcctattattactaaaaaaactattatacatATGTCCAATAACAATGAAATACATTCGTCAATACAAACTAATAACAGTGACATTTGTAAAACAAAGTTCACAATGATCattctttaaacaaaatatgattcattattattatattaatatagaatgcAAAACAAACGGAATGAATCACTTCACTGTTGAACTTTGTGATAgtaaattgttaaaaacattACGCGTTTTAAACCGAATGAGTGAACTTATCAACTACGAATGCCTAAGATAAGTTGAAAACAGAGAGGCCATAATATGATAACTTAAAAGCGTTGTTTAGCGTATGCTTAGTTAAGTACTGGGGACAATGCTactatgagagccgagatggccctgtggttagtacgcgtacatcttaaccgatgattgctagttcaaacccaggcgagtaccactgaatttttatgttcttaatttttgtttataatttttatctcgGTGTAGGAAataatcgtgaggaaacccttcgtgtgtctaatttcaacgaatttcagCCACATATGAATCCACCAATTCTTCAAGATGGAGAGgggggccttagcccagcagtgggaaattaacaggctgtacatgttgttgttgttgacaATGCTACTaacaaatttttgtttatttattgagttaAGAAATAGATACGTTtcatatatagaaatatgaaaCGTAAGTATTTCTTGATAGTTATCATTTAAGCTTTGTCAAAATTAAACACTGATTCCAGCGTCTGTTTGAACTTGACCTGATAAGACCAATTTGattacgtaaattattttaaaaacataaaaaacgacaaatatttaagaacatgtttaaatatattatagaaatataataatttaatttttttaattatatcaataaatattaattattattattagtttcaaTAACGCGTAATTCTGATCTTTGTTGTAAGTAATTACGTTTCTAAGaattatcgataaaattatatatcgccaatgtgtcgattataattttatcaattactaagaaaaatatttattaatccttTAAGAAGAAGAtgaagattataatttatacaagcaAGTCGACTTCAAAATTTCCCTTTGCGTAAAATaggaatgttatttaaaaattttaaatatttgatcgaTGTCAACTTTTATGTCAATACGTAAGTATATAGCATTGTTAATGAGTGGgcttatttaattgaattcacATAGAACAATAACATAGAATcactacaataaattaataaccagCGAAAATAAAAAGTCAGTAAAAATACAAGTTACAAATTTCTAGTGTATTTTCCATCTAGTTTTCCATTGTATTAGACTcacagtgttattttttttttaattttacacaggACAACccgtgaaatatataatatatattttttatttttttttatttaattgtggcttttatttgtgccgagacagattatttcgccaatgtcacgtgcgatggagaacaATAGAGTTTGAAAGGTACAACAATATACTTAGTTTTAATTCAGTTTAAAAGATTTGACTCaactaacaaacaaacattgttagttaaataaaagctttaaaaaGGAATTAGGAAAAGGCAACGTCAGCtcactgaaaattaaaaaaaagcatatgCGTGGGTATAACCTTTGTTTTAAGCGATGGAGTGGCACTGTTTTATTCTACCGGAAATCAATTATATTGTGAAATTAAGCACGTATTCAGTATAACAATCCGCAGGACCGTAGCTTAGAAACCAAGTCAAATACGTTTGTTATCGCAATACATACTTTGGGACctgtgatgtgtgtgtgtgtgtgtgcactGTGCACTACCCATAAGTATTCATAGAGGTAAAgctttgattattattgaaataatcagtaattgaaaaataatggaatattttttatttcagtctgatatttttattaaaatttaatttaagcgaTTATTAGGTTATAaccgtatatataaaaatattaaaaaattaaaactaacgaaaaataacaattcaactcattatgaaataatagttgtgatgtttatatattttcttaataatatgtaGGCACAGCATTTTTTCTTTAGTCAAAGGCATTAAAACATCTTATGGACTGTCATTGTCATACTGCAAATGACATTTTTCAAAATGtcaaatgaaatttcatttagtaaataatatcagtGAAATATATTTCCAATGCAAAAGtttgagaaataataataaaaatacggaAAATGGCTTATTATAGGCGTTGGAGATATGCAGCGTTCTTAGGCGGATTCGTCGGTTTGCTAGGACTGACTTTATACCCTATCGCTATAAGCCCAATGATAGACCCATCGGAATACAgtaagataaaaaagaaaatttcataattttaatttagattacaaCTCACGTTTTTCTTAACATTATGCTACCCGAATATGAATAATGCAATTAATTTCTTCAAAATTAGCAATCATATTCTTAAACctagttttaattttacctgAAAGTCTTAGATTATTTTGATATCTAGATAAAGTCGGAATACAAAAAAGATAGAGCCAACTTCATTATTTTGGTGTGAGTTACATTTGACACTCGCCAGTCGTAGTACTATTATACTACTTAGTAGCCAACTGTTGGCCGCTAGTTTTTTCGAATTTCGTTTAAACCTTTTGCCTTTGGtcaaaattacatatttcattttcaGAAAAGATTCAAAAGGAAACCAGAAAGAATATAAGGCAAGAGGATATCCAACCAGGAAGTAATAATTCtttctattttaatgttttttttttggttgctCAAAGCCCAAGTCCAAAAATCCcaaattactttgtttttagTTAGCTTCAGccaccactcatcatatattctactgctaacCAACAATGCTTATAAATACAGATGTATTTTGGTTCAAAAGTTGAGTACAcaagtgtaacaacaggcatgAGAGACATAACTTCTTGCTCtcaaggttgatggtgcattgaatggttttaatagtttttacaatGTCTATGTCTAACAATGCTGATCACAGATgacctatattaaaataaaaaaaatattttggtaaagaTGAATATTATCTTcctaacaaatttaatttttttcagataTGAAAGTCTGGTCAGATCCATTTGACCGTAAAAAGCctcaaaatgaataaattatgtaggattattaaatagttaatgtattgaaataaatttaattagttgtttttaaaataaaaaatacataaaattctttgttttcaatttcatttgtaaaaatgatatcaataagaaataaaatttaacgacaTCATTgtgcataatattaaatactatttaaatatagataataattaaattgccttaaaattgaataaattgtaaaatataaacaaacagaaATTTCCAGAAACTAATTTGGCCAAggtttaaattttctttgtcttttgttttactAACATAATCTAGTATAGATTTTCAAAGTTaaggttttacttggtggtagggctttgtacaagcctggGTAGGGTAAGGTAAGtaattacagtcacaagggacaatTCAGTattcgttcccaaggttggaggtgCATTGGCAATGAAGGAGAGATTATTATTTCCTAAAGAGCCAATGGGCAGTGGTGGACATTTATCATCAGTTGGCCCTCTTGCCAACTGATGATAACTCTTTGCCTGTCGCACgcattacgaaaaaaaaacgtgCATAAGCAAACTTGGcagaataaattattcataagcatatagtctaaaaaaaaacaatgattaaaaatattttttattgtgaaaatTGCAAATCCTATACCGTTACATCTCACTTAGCTACAAAACAGTGGAGTATCATGTTAcaatttccattaaaaaaataaacttaatttttcatatttacaaaTGGTGCTCACATTTTGATAAAACGTCTGAATCTTaatgatacatttaattaagtataatgaCACACAATGCTTAGTAAATAATTAGTGAACGGAAAGTAATAAACTatcaactattatatattaaaaacttttcacGGGTACCATAAAGtttacatacttttatttactaGCTTCGCTCATAGTGTTGTCATTAccctatttaaagtaaaaattagcAGACACATTGATTTGTCACTAAGTTCCTAGCGTCAATATATAAAAGCTATGTGCCTATATATTTACAAGGTTATACACATTTGAAACGACTCATGGATTTAatgtttattctatatattaaagttttaaccTATATCTCTCAGTTCAAATTTAACTAACGTCGTAACTAAATATAATGGATATGCTCATAATTAACACACAACTAAATTAGATCATTCAATTTCATACACTATCAGATGTTTTTgagttacataaatttatacacaGTACGAGTTGACTTACATCGACTGAATGATTTTATCCATTCACTAGTGTGATTCATTCACCTGCTATGCgacttaaaacaatttttcgAATTCCCATAAAAAAATGAGCAAATGCATAAAGGTACATTGAGCGTTAGaatctaaaattttaactttgctttaagtgaaataaaattaaaaatatatttttgatgacaAGATTTTTATTACTAGTATCATTATAGCGAGAtacgttttaaaattagttttatttgtattaaatatattaatcgtataAAACCtctaataatcattatatatttcgaaCACTTGACATCACAAACATGATTCTATACATATTGCGCGTTAAAGACTATaatttaggtaaataaaaatattactatgttaatatcttaaaaaattaaataaatggtgTTTATTGCAATATTTCTGAGACTTGTTAAGattcatatattaatagcaCCCTTATCatgcaaatgtttttttaaaaaagaattaacttttaatttcgaCTTTATTCCTTTTTCGAAATACACTTTTTAAGACATGTATTTTGTATGGTATTCAAAGATTTACAAATGTTaacaaaactagttttttaatagcatctttaaatataatattttacctttttttgtctagttattatttatgaacgACCAAGTAGTACATAGAAATTACAATTTAGAAAAGTAAGTAATTAAAGTATGGTTAAGAAGCAAGAAAAGCTTTTACGAACAGGTACATTAATTCATTGTATGATAAGTTTTGTGActctagaaataatattattatttcaaaaaaaaaaccctatgaaattacaatttaagaaaGATATTGCAATTTTATCATTCATTCTTTCAGTCATTCAGATCTTCATTCttttaacaatttctttatAATCCATACTGTtccaaaactattataaaaaatgctatTTTAGTGCCCTTTGtgtctttttaaattaagaaggtATGTGAAacgttaaaaaacaaatgacagtCTATTTTAATTCTCCatgacttaatattatatgtcaatTTGTATTGATGAAGTTTTCGTTGCTCTCAATTTAATTacgaaagaaatataatatcaaatgaaCGTTTCATTAAGTAAaatcactttaaatatatttccaccatgctagaaataataaagataaaattgacatattataaatttatacagatTATTAATACAGTATAGAATGGTTTTTACAACGTTTTCGAatagttgaaaatataaattactgaaaATTTATGACAAAACTTGAAGTAAAGTTAGTAATGTTTTAACAGCCTTCCAAAGAATCATTCCACAGCGGTTATAAAGTTACACAATGCTTTGTCTTCTTACAAACCTCAAATTACTAATGATAGAAATAGAGAAATTAGCCTGCTTTATAACGTCAACTAGTAAGTCTGGAGGCTTCATTATAACCATTCTATATTGTCTATGGATTACGACATAAGATCGAATTTAACAATAGGGTTTTAAGGGTAATATAAGTACTAATTTAGAATGATGtatctgttatattatttagtttatttaagcgCAGTCTTAAGAAATccgtaattttatagttttattactatttcgcaatattaaattgttttttttttttttacttagtatgcaatttttcaaaattaacaatatcaCATTTGCGCTGAATACTTATATTAACCTTAAAATAATTAGCCAATTATAATGTaccaaaaaatacacaattatgTAGATCCGAAGTggcctataaattaaataactgtgTTTTATCACTTGTAATTCACTTTTAATCACTTTCATATGATTTATTGTCTGTTGGTCTGATCTAGCGATAACATAATTAATGCAAAAATTCGTCATCATCGCCTACCTgtaagaagaaaaaatatataaaattagtgatttttatatattgtacttacattattatttataaatcttagtAGAGTATCGCACTACAAAAAGGAACCGAAACAAACGGgtcaatattattatctatgtgtgcgtgacagctacacTCGACAATAGTGTTGCattaaggtgttagcgatagtatcaatagtctatcgatagtattgtcacgcatgagcaatactatttagttatactatttattagtattacaaaaatcattacttttaacctaaactatcgatactatcgatagtatcaatagtgtcgctgctaccaatagtattgcttaaaGAGAGCTAGCGATTCCATCGATAGTATcgctcacggagagctatcgatagtatcgatagtattgatcaaaacgatactatcgatatcctgaatacatttcgaggtcaactatcgatagtcaaactatcgatagttctgcaaggCTGCTTGACACtcaccaaacgtcatactactttactagtgtgcgtgtacgtATTCACCAATCGTTGGCCACGATTTTTCGAAGCATTCTCAGCTTTTAAAGTCTATTTActcatataattattcataagttattttatatgatgaacTAATTACGtacctgtaagaaatattcaaaatcgCTTCGATGGCAGTTACCTTCGGCAGAAAATGTGAACTTGTGAAATGTTCCGTCTTCACTAACGACTGCAAAACGgagaatattattacatatttatattttacaaaaaagttataatttttttttttttattattggataacatcacatacattactctgatcccaatgtaagtagctaaagcacttgtgttatggaaatcagaagtaacgacggtaccacaaacacccagacccaagacaacatagaaaactaatgaattttttctacatcgactcggccgggaatcgaacccgggacctcggagtggcgtacccatgaaaaccggtgtacacactactcgaccacggaggtcgtcaatatttatttatagcaattaCGTATGTGGGATCATAGTAGGGATATGACTAGAATATGTGTGTGATGTGTGTcgcttaatttttattctgtttgtCTATGATTAAATTCTAATGGCATGTTGTATTTACTCTCCAAATAGGATATTTATGATTAATCAGACAGTATTGATATAGTTTGTGTTAACGAAAAGTAGCTAGAAGTAATATGATGGAATTTGTGGTAGGATATTGTAGCGTATGGTAACATATTGACAATTATGATGTTGTTGTTCTGACCGAATCCGGTCCAagcggccaatctcaagggagaccggCCAACTCTACGCAGGAAATATTAAAGTGCACCAGTATGTCCGCAAGAACACAGGTGCAATTCATTTTGATAATCCGATAGGACGGCAAACCCGATACGACCAGAAATAGTTCAAGCGCGGGATCAACGGCTTTACACTTTCAACGACTAGACTCCGGGATGTTACCGATTTCTCCACAGAGGAATCCAACTACCTAATCGCAagacctcgggatctgcagccttatatctCTAGCCACTAGAGCAACTAGGCGCGTGTTGGAGTGGTAGTGAGTTATGGAGTGTAGTAGTGAGTTATGGAGTGTGGTGGCGTGTGGCGGCACTCACCGACCGCGCTGGCGTCGTCGCTGAAGGCGCAGAGCGCGCGcagcggcggcgcggcgggcgcggcgcacACGTGCGCGTACGAGCCGCGCGCGAGCCACACGTGCAGCGTGCCCTTGTCCGACACGCAGCACACCAGCGAGCCCGACCAGTTGAAGTTTATACTGAACCAAACGAATACCACTGTGACCTGCGTCTCAGACTGGGAGGTGTGTGAAATAGAGTTCCGCACTACATAAGGACTAATACAAACGAGCCAAACTTGGGCTGCGTGACAGTTACGAATGCCAAACGGTCACACTACTTAATtagtgcgtgtacttagtggtcAATTTTTGACGCATTCTTAGCTTTGACAGTCTTAGACGTATTTATAATCGAAGACTAATTTATCCTTCTATTTAAATGAAgaacgaatttaaaatatttgaagttcTTTTTTTCGTCACTCCCTGGATGAtatgtattcttaaaaaatatatatataaatgtaaaaataacataaaatattatagataaaaccTAATAGAGTATTTGAGAAGaaaatttaacacaaattaCCAATACACGTCAGCGTAATCGGAGCCTCGCCTCAACTCGTGGAGCATATGCTTTGTCGTGGTATCCCATAAGCGTATGATGGTTCCCCTCTCCGAGGCCGTCGCGAGCTTCGCCCCGTTAGCTGATAGACTAATACACACTAAATCTGTTTGATGACAACCAACAACGGCGGGGGAACTTGAAGCTGCACCTTTAACTGCTCGGGATACGTCCTggaaaagattaaaataatatggatGTGATACAGTTTGCTCGTTATCGATAGTAATTGTAATGTACCCTCAAAATGTCGAGCATGTCTCGATAAATAAGGTAAGTGAGATGAAATCGAAGACGATATTTAACAGTTTTAGGGTCAGACACGATAACTATTGTAATGACGTCGCAAGGCGTCTAATGTCCTATaaactactattattattattattatattacccTAGTATCCATTCCAGCTCTTAATTTAATATGGATTTATACAAGTGCGGAGATCAGTAAGATAggtaaatactttgtttttttattgtaaaatgataatttgtcATAAATCTTAGTTTAACATCAGACATCTCAAAAAAATCTACAGTTATACCAACCAATAGCTGCAGTGAGCCTTTCCGATGCGCGGGCGCAGCAAGCAATTGAAGTGCGTTCGGATCCGTTGCGATCGCACACAATGGTCGCGCAGTGGCCGGCGTCCTCAGCAATGCGACTCGCGCTAACGACGGCAGTGATAAGACTTGTATAGAGGAGGGGAGTACTACAGCCACCCTGAAAATGAAAATTAGTATGATTCAGGTAAAAATGTGAATGTGTGTGTTATTCAAGGTACTATGTGGGTCGCTTTCCTAGCGACATCTTCCTTGATACTTCGTTGCCTTTATATTTGGGTACATTCTTTTGTAGAAAGTAATAACATTCCCGAAAATAActgatacatatttatttttatagcaaaacATCTGAAGGTCTATTTTGTCTTGTGTATTTATGGCGCAAGtttacgttttataatattgtttatttgatgatgatgatgtgctCTCGACGGATACGGGCCAAGTGGCCATCGGAGGCTCGACAACTGCGTAGAATATTTCTATCACTCATAATCCG
This window of the Vanessa atalanta chromosome 21, ilVanAtal1.2, whole genome shotgun sequence genome carries:
- the LOC125072473 gene encoding small integral membrane protein 20, which produces MAYYRRWRYAAFLGGFVGLLGLTLYPIAISPMIDPSEYKKIQKETRKNIRQEDIQPGNMKVWSDPFDRKKPQNE
- the LOC125072372 gene encoding WD repeat domain phosphoinositide-interacting protein 4-like, whose product is MARRRSSGITSLGFNQDQGCFTCCLTSGLRVYNVDPLVEKAHYSKEELGEVSLCEMVFRTNWLLVVRARRPCSLMLLDDQQRAYKAEVLFKSPIRALRARKDKVAVVLPSSIQVLSLPSLARVALLRTPATARPLCAIATDPNALQLLAAPAHRKGSLQLLDVSRAVKGAASSSPAVVGCHQTDLVCISLSANGAKLATASERGTIIRLWDTTTKHMLHELRRGSDYADVYCINFNWSGSLVCCVSDKGTLHVWLARGSYAHVCAAPAAPPLRALCAFSDDASAVVVSEDGTFHKFTFSAEGNCHRSDFEYFLQVGDDDEFLH